The genomic stretch ACCTAGAATATCTACGAAACATGGGCGTTTCTGCCTCCATGTCCATCCCACTCATTGATCAAAATCAATTATGGGGATTAGTGGCTTGTCATCACTACAGCCCAAAGCTGGTGGGATATGAAACGCGGCGGGTATGTGAGTTACTAGGACAATTAGTCTCTGTCGAGTTAGTTTTGCAGCAAGAGCGAGAGCTGCAAAACTATCGGGAGCAAATTAGACGCATTGAGGAAGGATTTAGGCAAGACCTGCTGAAGTACCCTAACCGCATTGATACTGTCCTCAAGCGAAACCAAGCAGCTCTCTTAAATTTAGTTCAGGCGCAGGGAGTCGCGATCGCCCTAGGCAACCAGGCAATTTTGGTCGGTCAAACCCCTACCCATGAGCAAGTTCAAAACCTACTGACTTGGTTGCTCACAGACAAAAAACAGGAAGTATTTTACACAGATAGTTTGGTGGAAGAATATCCAGCAGCAGAAGTCTACAAAAAGCAAGCTAGCGGCATCTTGTCAATTTCCATTATGGTGAGACATACGTCTTACCACATCATCTGGTTTAGACCAGAGCAAAGCTATACCGTTAACTGGGCTGGAAATCCTAGTGATGCTTTATCACTCAGCAATGAGGGAGTAGTTCGGCTCTCTCCTAGAGGGTCATTCGAGCTGTGGAAAGAGTTGGTCCAAGATCATTCCTTGCCCTGGGAGTCGCTAGAGATTGAAGCTGCTCAAGAATTAAGGCATAGTCTCCTAATTGCAGCTCTGGAGTCTTCCCAAACCGCTCTCCGAGAAGCTGCGGCCCAAGCAGAAAAAGCGAATCAAGCCAAAAGTGAGTTTCTCACCAACATGAGCCACGAAATTCGTACTCCCATGAACGCAATTTTGGGCTTTACTCAATTGCTAGAAGGAACATCCCTAGACGAACAGCAGCAAGAGTATATTCAATCTATTACTCATGGCGGTGAAAGCCTGCTAGCCATTATTAATGACATTCTTGATCTGTCTAAGTTGGAAGCTGGAGAACTCAAACTTAGCTCCACCAAGTTTGCGCTGCGGACTGTCATTAGAGATCTAATTAATCTGTTTCAGCCGCAGGCTGATGCTAAAGGTTTATCTCTGATTACTAGCATTGCGCCAGACATTCCTCAAGGGTTGGTCGGTCCAGTCGATCGTCTGCAACAAGTGCTGACTAACCTCATCCGTAACGCCATCAAGTTTACAGCTGCTGGGAAAGTAATTCTCAAAGTTGAGCACCGGGAGCAGTCCGAAGAAGATGGCACAGTTACTTTACACTTCAGTGTGCAAGATACGGGTGTAGGGCTGGCTCCAGAAGATCAATCTAGAGTTTTTGAACCCTTTACTCAAGTTGAAACCTCAGCTACCCGACAATATGAAGGCACAG from Trichocoleus desertorum ATA4-8-CV12 encodes the following:
- a CDS encoding response regulator, producing the protein MKPLKRVTSELVGLAVDDREPIHIIGQIQPHGLLLALHEPDLTITHLSENTQGYFGLASESLLGQPLSHIFTGETVESITALLQNESDTSNPFAISLKLPPLSDSSSPQEAAFLATMHRNAQAIVLELEPMPSANPIESGEFYSQLTRALVNIKQASTLTELFQNVAKEVRKVIQFDRVMIYRFDTDHSGIVVAEELSSELESYLGLRYPAADIPSVARDLFTRKWLRVIPDVNYQPVNLVAAETVDAPLDLSQSGLRGVSPCHLEYLRNMGVSASMSIPLIDQNQLWGLVACHHYSPKLVGYETRRVCELLGQLVSVELVLQQERELQNYREQIRRIEEGFRQDLLKYPNRIDTVLKRNQAALLNLVQAQGVAIALGNQAILVGQTPTHEQVQNLLTWLLTDKKQEVFYTDSLVEEYPAAEVYKKQASGILSISIMVRHTSYHIIWFRPEQSYTVNWAGNPSDALSLSNEGVVRLSPRGSFELWKELVQDHSLPWESLEIEAAQELRHSLLIAALESSQTALREAAAQAEKANQAKSEFLTNMSHEIRTPMNAILGFTQLLEGTSLDEQQQEYIQSITHGGESLLAIINDILDLSKLEAGELKLSSTKFALRTVIRDLINLFQPQADAKGLSLITSIAPDIPQGLVGPVDRLQQVLTNLIRNAIKFTAAGKVILKVEHREQSEEDGTVTLHFSVQDTGVGLAPEDQSRVFEPFTQVETSATRQYEGTGLGLTICRKIVRLMGGEIGVESALGKGATFWFTAALELAPLQSQDLVAQNLSHFSTSATFTTRILVVEDTPLNQLLTIKMLQKLGYQPDAVSDGQEALDQLATNSYDIVLMDCQMPVLDGYEATRRLRQREHQQHLPIVIGVTAYAMVGDQEKCLAAGMDDYLSKPIKLKDLSALLDRWSH